Genomic window (Eriocheir sinensis breed Jianghai 21 chromosome 57, ASM2467909v1, whole genome shotgun sequence):
atttatttacttatccttagcaatcaaaaaagcgcaaaatctgaccatgaataagaataaataagggttttctagtacattttataccgtgagggcagggtgagagtgaaccagatgacgtaCTGCAGTCATTACGTCATTGatgtttcagtgagctatccttatagtatttAATCCTTGGCTGGTACCAGGTTAAAAATCCAAACCTTTGCTAGAGTTGAGTGAGAAATAAATCTAATCCATGTATGAAATTGTTATCCTTCTAATATTCctggttaagtttttttttttcattttgttaacTTCCTTGCTctcattttttatcatctttctccttctcctcctcctcctttgtgttactttttccttcattttcacttcttccatcttctttcatcttccaagtttttttttcattttgttacttcttccattttctccttttttatcatctctttcaacctcctcctcctcctcctcctttatgttactttttcattcattttcacttcttccatcttctttcatcttccaagtttttttttttcattttgttatttcttttcacttcttccatcttctttcatcttccaagttttttttttcattttgttacttcttccattctctccctttttatcatctctttcaacctcctcctcctcctcctccttctttacattattttttccttcattttcacttcttctatcttctttttgtcctcttctcctttctcctcttacacttgtttatccccctcctcctcctcctcctcattcttatccTCCATTACTATATCCTTCTTTTCACCTctgtcattctctccttttctatcctctcttcctctctcttcttactcctctttatccccacccttctcattatcatcttccattactttttccttcttttcacttctgtcattctctccttttctatcctctctttctcttcttactcttctttatcctcactctcctcctcctccatcttcattccctctccaccctatcttcttcctcaactttttcatctccatatccctcctcctcctccttttccttctcttccatctcttacgGCCTCTCCTGTGGGCCAGAGTCCGTACATTGCTGTGACATTTTCCAGTATCCTTTGTAACAGTGTCAAGTGTAGGGAGCCCTTGGAAGTGTGGGGGACTTTTGTAAATGTAAGACCCTtataaggcggctttacacctggcaattcctggccggcaatacacccgcgacgatctagcggctagaccgcctgggtgctctcgggagcaagtacgttcacacgtgggaggagccgccgggagcatcaagacgtaaactgctagtaaatgcaagggcatgaattcatcccagacaccccaaaaggctactaccatatcttaaaaccacaatgagtttggtccattagcctaatattgtagaaatacttttaAACAAatgagttttatcataagtagtattgattgattgattgattgtttattgttgcatttaacggcaaaggagaagggaggaacgtgccatcccaacccccaggcattacatcgtgtgattatataatacacaaaaataatcgttccttacctccttcgatatctcacaaagagataaacatttcccgcaatgttgctgccactctctcaaaagttgttttgtgCAGACTCTgcctcttgtagagcttatcttgtgggtcccacaagtgtcgatgctgcctacttcctctagcaatgccacctcggcctcccggctccaaatcttgttatctgcatctgtcatttcttgttttattgttgccgacatgttgtttacccagccgccagtcggcaatacaagacggacacgctcagctgcacagaacttgccgcgagaataGCTCCCAGACCCaaacccagaccaaaaatgctgccagCAGCAcgtcgcgcctgtattgccagtcacgaattgccaggtgtaaagccgccttaagtGGCCCTTTGTAAGTCTGGGGTCCAAAACCTTGATTGTTCAGAGCCAGAGATTGTACAGTAAAAGGACGATATTCTCAGACACCTTTGGGCTTCACAACATTTATTTCCAGTTGGCACAAAGATTAgttgggttcccatgagtgttttttcatgtttgtggtgcaggagccttgtcaaactatcaccaggcttataacactacccatggacaaaCACTTGCAACAACCTCTTtgaaagtcttgttaaatgtgtgtgtgagccccaaaatgtttgagagtatgggcCTAAGAAACATTAGAGCAAGAGAGACACTTTTTTACTATATGAACATGGGTAAAGGTTGTCAAGAGAAAGAACATCCATTTGTCTTTGTAAACTTGTATGGTATTTGCCTTTGTTAAGAACTAAACCTTTGAAGAAAACCTTGACTTGTGTTAGTCAGATTTTTATTTGTGGTTCTCTTGCTGTAACCCATTTGTCTTGGGAAATTCAAGTTGTGTTTGCAGGGGCATGTGGAGGGGGGGCAGCTGCCTTCCTTGAAAATCTGTTATATTTCTGTTCACTCATTTACAAGTTGCTGCAGTTATTGGTACCTGTATGTGTCCTTCCTTGTGGTTAACCAATGAAAATGTGAAATTTGTTGTATATATGTACAGGCTTAAGACACATTGGCTCTGCACCCCCTTGAAAAACTACCTGCAGACACACCTGTGTTTTGTAAGGACCCCAAACTGTGGCTCTCAACCGGTGGTCCAAGACTGATTGATTCCTTGCCGGTGCGCAGGACTTTCAGCAATAAATGA
Coding sequences:
- the LOC126984689 gene encoding ATP synthase subunit a-like; this translates as MYEIVILLIFLVKFFFFILLTSLLSFFIIFLLLLLLLCVTFSFIFTSSIFFHLPSFFFILLLLPFSPFLSSLSTSSSSSSFMLLFHSFSLLPSSFIFQFFFSFCYFFHSLPFYHLFQPPPPPPPSLHYFFLHFHFFYLLFVLFSFLLLHLFIPLLLLLLILILHYYILLFTSVILSFSILSSSLFLLLFIPTLLIIIFHYFFLLFTSVILSFSILSFSSYSSLSSLSSSSIFIPSPPYLLPQLFHLHIPPPPPFPSLPSLTASPVGQSPYIAVTFSSILCNSVKCREPLEVWGTFVNVRPL